One region of Mycolicibacterium insubricum genomic DNA includes:
- a CDS encoding NAD(P)/FAD-dependent oxidoreductase, producing the protein MTMSENGIVIAGGGLAATRVAEQLRRAEYTGPITIVSDELHLPYDRPPLSKEVLRNPEVDTTLRPQEFYDDNNITLRLGSAALGFDAEAQTLALADGTSLGYDELVIATGLVPKRIPSFPDLAGIHVLRNLDESAALRDQAGSARRAVIVGAGFIGCEVAASLRALGVDVVLVEPQPQPLASVLGEQIGALVTRLHRGEGVDVRTGTGVSEVLGDDGKVTAVVLGDGTRVDADLVVVGIGSRPGTDWLADSAIEVDNGVVCDAVGRTSAPHVWALGDVASWQDGSGHQVRVEHWSNVAEQARVLVPAMLGQEVPEAVVVPYFWSDQYDVKIQCLGEPEADDTVHIVEDDGRKFLAFYERDGAVVGVVGGGMPGKVMKARTKIASGAPIAEVLPG; encoded by the coding sequence ATGACGATGTCCGAAAACGGAATCGTTATTGCCGGTGGAGGGTTGGCCGCCACCCGGGTCGCCGAGCAGCTGCGACGCGCCGAATACACCGGCCCGATCACCATCGTCAGCGACGAACTGCACCTGCCCTACGATCGGCCGCCGCTGTCCAAGGAAGTGCTGCGCAACCCCGAGGTCGACACCACGCTGCGGCCCCAGGAATTCTACGACGACAACAACATCACCCTGCGGCTGGGCTCGGCGGCCCTGGGTTTCGATGCCGAGGCGCAGACTCTGGCGCTGGCCGACGGGACCTCGCTCGGTTACGACGAGCTGGTGATCGCCACCGGGCTGGTGCCCAAGCGGATCCCGTCGTTCCCCGACCTGGCCGGCATCCATGTGCTGCGCAATCTGGACGAGTCCGCGGCGCTGCGTGATCAAGCCGGCTCGGCCCGCCGCGCGGTGATCGTCGGCGCCGGCTTCATCGGCTGCGAGGTCGCCGCCAGCCTGCGGGCACTCGGTGTCGATGTGGTGCTGGTCGAGCCGCAGCCCCAGCCGCTGGCATCGGTGCTGGGGGAGCAGATCGGCGCACTGGTCACCCGACTGCACCGCGGCGAGGGCGTCGACGTGCGCACCGGCACCGGGGTGAGCGAGGTGCTCGGCGACGACGGCAAGGTCACCGCCGTGGTGCTCGGCGACGGCACCCGGGTAGACGCGGACCTGGTGGTCGTCGGCATCGGCAGCCGGCCGGGCACGGACTGGCTCGCGGACTCGGCTATTGAGGTCGACAACGGCGTCGTGTGCGACGCCGTCGGGCGGACCAGCGCTCCGCACGTCTGGGCGCTCGGCGACGTCGCCTCCTGGCAGGACGGCTCCGGGCACCAGGTGCGCGTCGAGCACTGGAGCAACGTCGCAGAGCAGGCGCGGGTGCTGGTGCCCGCGATGCTCGGCCAGGAGGTGCCGGAAGCGGTTGTGGTGCCGTACTTCTGGAGCGACCAGTACGACGTGAAGATCCAGTGTCTGGGTGAACCCGAGGCCGACGACACCGTGCACATCGTCGAGGACGACGGCCGCAAGTTCCTGGCCTTCTACGAGCGTGACGGCGCGGTTGTCGGCGTGGTCGGCGGTGGCATGCCCGGCAAGGTGATGAAGGCCCGCACCAAGATCGCCTCCGGGGCCCCCATCGCCGAGGTCCTGCCCGGCTGA
- the mftR gene encoding mycofactocin system transcriptional regulator (MftR, the mycofactocin system transcriptional regulator, is an uncharacterized TetR family DNA-binding transcription factor. Its role is inferred by context. It occurs as part of the biosynthesis locus for mycofactocin, a partially characterized electron carrier derived from the terminal Val-Tyr dipeptide of the precursor peptide MftA, through a radical SAM enzyme-mediated process.), producing MESSPRLGRRPSTTHDDIADVAIELFSERGFDAVSVDDVAAAAGIARRTLFRYYSSKNAIPWGDFDAHLQDLRDLLDATDPGVDLPTALRSALLAFNDFGDAEDARHRRRMRVILQTAELQAYSMTMYAGWRAVIAEFVAYRRGQSSEALVPQTVAWTMLGIALAAYEHWLSDESMSLRRALGQAFDTVAAGID from the coding sequence GTGGAGTCGAGTCCCCGGCTGGGTCGCCGCCCGTCGACCACCCACGACGACATCGCAGACGTGGCCATCGAGCTGTTCAGCGAGCGCGGGTTCGATGCCGTCAGCGTCGACGACGTCGCCGCCGCGGCCGGCATCGCCCGGCGCACGCTGTTCCGGTACTACTCGTCGAAGAATGCGATCCCGTGGGGGGATTTCGATGCCCACCTGCAGGACCTGCGCGACCTGCTCGACGCCACCGATCCCGGCGTGGATCTACCGACGGCGCTGCGCTCGGCATTGTTGGCGTTCAACGATTTCGGCGACGCGGAGGACGCCCGTCACCGCCGGCGGATGCGGGTGATCCTGCAGACCGCGGAGCTGCAGGCCTACTCGATGACGATGTACGCCGGCTGGCGCGCGGTGATCGCCGAGTTCGTCGCGTACCGCCGCGGCCAGTCATCTGAAGCCCTGGTCCCGCAGACCGTCGCGTGGACCATGCTCGGGATCGCGCTGGCGGCCTATGAGCACTGGCTGTCCGACGAGTCCATGAGCCTGCGCCGAGCCCTCGGCCAGGCCTTCGACACCGTCGCCGCCGGTATCGACTGA
- the mftA gene encoding mycofactocin precursor MftA (Mycofactocin is a small molecule electron carrier derived from the final two amino acids, Val-Tyr, of MftA, the mycofactocin precursor. It plays a role in redox homeostasis and the metabolism of alcohols and aldehydes in Actinobacteria, including Mycobacterium tuberculosis.) — protein MDQNQQVETELVSEALVEEVSIDGMCGVY, from the coding sequence ATGGACCAGAATCAGCAGGTCGAGACCGAACTGGTCAGCGAGGCTCTCGTCGAAGAGGTTTCCATCGACGGTATGTGCGGGGTCTACTGA
- the mftB gene encoding mycofactocin biosynthesis chaperone MftB (MftB, a small protein, is a peptide chaperone that assists the radical SAM enzyme MftC in performing two modifications to the C-terminal Val-Tyr dipeptide of the mycofactocin precursor peptide, MftA. MftB's role is analogous to the role of PqqD in the biosynthesis of PQQ, a cofactor that derives entirely from a Tyr and a Glu in the precursor PqqA.): MVEAPAASPVQRPVPFDPERGWRLHPQVAVRPEPFGALLYHFGTRKLSFLKSCTILELVQALGDCDDANAAFTAVGIDADARAPYLSALRVLVESKMLVPKENS, encoded by the coding sequence GTGGTCGAGGCGCCCGCCGCGTCGCCGGTACAGCGGCCCGTGCCGTTCGACCCGGAACGCGGCTGGCGCCTGCACCCGCAGGTTGCCGTGCGGCCGGAGCCCTTCGGCGCGCTGCTGTACCACTTCGGCACCCGCAAACTGTCGTTCCTGAAAAGCTGCACCATTCTGGAACTGGTGCAGGCGCTCGGCGATTGCGACGACGCGAACGCCGCGTTCACCGCCGTCGGTATCGATGCCGACGCCCGCGCCCCCTACCTGAGCGCCCTGCGCGTCCTGGTCGAATCCAAAATGCTCGTTCCGAAGGAGAATTCGTGA
- the mftC gene encoding mycofactocin radical SAM maturase (MftC is a radical SAM/SPASM enzyme that catalyzes the first two steps in biosynthesis of the electron carrier mycofactocin from the terminal Val-Tyr dipeptide of the precursor peptide MftA.) has translation MTAVAPVPRLVDQFERGLDAPICLTWELTYACNLSCVHCLSSSGKRDPRELSTEDCKAIIDELQRMQVFYVNIGGGEPTVRSDFWELVDYATEHQVGVKFSTNGVRITPEVAAKLAASDYVDVQISLDGATAEVNDAVRGPGSFAMAIRALENLAEAGFADAKISVVVTRENVDQLDDFKALADRYGATLRITRLRPSGRGADVWDELHPTAAQQVQLYDWLVAHGEGVLTGDSFFHLSGLGAPGALAGLNLCGAGRVVCLIDPVGDVYACPFAIHERFLAGNILTDNGFANVWQNAPLFRELREPQSAGACGSCGHYDACRGGCMAAKFFTGLPMDGPDPECVQGYGEPALAAERDKPKSHIDHSRSGGRKGPIPLKLLTMPSKAPQKFCNESPV, from the coding sequence GTGACCGCAGTGGCACCGGTTCCCCGGCTCGTCGACCAGTTCGAGCGCGGCTTGGACGCGCCCATCTGTCTGACCTGGGAACTCACCTACGCCTGCAACCTGTCGTGTGTGCACTGCCTGTCCAGCTCCGGCAAGCGCGACCCCCGCGAGCTGAGCACCGAGGACTGCAAGGCCATCATCGACGAACTGCAGCGCATGCAGGTGTTCTACGTCAACATCGGGGGCGGCGAACCCACCGTGCGATCGGACTTCTGGGAGCTCGTCGACTACGCCACCGAGCATCAGGTCGGCGTCAAGTTCTCCACCAACGGAGTCCGCATCACCCCTGAGGTGGCCGCCAAGTTGGCCGCCAGTGACTATGTGGACGTTCAGATTTCGCTGGACGGCGCCACCGCGGAGGTCAACGACGCAGTGCGCGGTCCGGGTTCGTTCGCGATGGCGATCCGTGCGCTGGAGAACCTCGCCGAGGCGGGTTTCGCCGACGCCAAGATCTCCGTCGTCGTCACCCGCGAGAACGTCGACCAACTCGATGATTTCAAGGCCCTGGCCGACCGGTACGGAGCCACCTTGCGGATCACCCGGCTGCGTCCGTCCGGCCGTGGCGCCGACGTGTGGGATGAGCTGCATCCCACCGCCGCCCAGCAGGTTCAGCTCTACGATTGGCTGGTCGCCCACGGCGAGGGCGTCCTCACCGGGGATTCGTTCTTCCACCTGTCGGGACTGGGCGCGCCGGGAGCGCTGGCCGGGCTGAACCTGTGCGGAGCCGGCCGGGTGGTCTGCCTGATCGACCCCGTCGGTGATGTCTACGCCTGCCCGTTCGCCATCCACGAGCGCTTCCTCGCCGGGAACATCCTGACCGACAACGGTTTTGCCAACGTCTGGCAGAATGCGCCGCTGTTCCGCGAACTCCGCGAACCGCAGTCGGCCGGTGCGTGCGGCAGCTGCGGACACTACGACGCCTGCCGGGGCGGCTGCATGGCGGCCAAGTTCTTCACCGGTCTGCCGATGGACGGCCCGGACCCCGAATGCGTGCAGGGCTACGGCGAACCGGCGCTGGCCGCCGAGCGTGACAAGCCCAAGTCGCACATCGACCACTCCCGCAGCGGCGGCCGCAAGGGCCCGATTCCGTTGAAGCTGTTGACCATGCCGTCCAAGGCCCCCCAGAAGTTCTGCAACGAAAGTCCGGTCTAG
- the mftD gene encoding pre-mycofactocin synthase MftD (MftD, an enzyme found in the mycofactocin biosynthesis locus, performs an oxidative deamination of 3-amino-5-[(p-hydroxyphenyl)methyl]-4,4-dimethyl-2-pyrrolidinone (AHDP). The resulting compound, now called pre-mycofactocin (PMFT), is a biologically active redox cofactor that can oxidize the non-exchangeable NADH of TIGR03971 family SDR-type oxidoreductases.): MARDTWFETVAIAQQRAKKRLPKSVYSSLISASEKGLTVSDNVESFGELGFAPHVVGAPEKREMATTVMGQDISMPVIISPTGVQAVDPDGEVAVARAAAARGTAMGLSSFASKPIEDVVAVNDKIFFQIYWLGGREAIAERVQRAKDAGAVGMIATTDWSFSHGRDWGSPTIPEKMDLATIVKMMPEGLARPRWFLQWAKTLHPPNLRVPNQGRRGDAGPPFFQAYGEWMGTPPPTWEDIAWLRQEWGGPFMLKGIVRVDDAKRAVDAGVSAISVSNHGGNNLDGTPASIRCLPAVAEAVGDQIEVLLDGGIRRGSDVVKAVALGARAVMIGRAYLWGLAANGQAGVENVLDLLRGGIDSALMGLGRDSVHDLSPADILIPEGFTRALGT, translated from the coding sequence ATGGCTCGTGATACCTGGTTCGAAACCGTCGCCATCGCCCAGCAGCGTGCCAAGAAGCGGCTGCCGAAGTCGGTGTACTCCTCGCTGATCTCGGCCAGCGAGAAGGGTCTCACCGTCTCCGACAACGTGGAAAGCTTCGGCGAACTCGGCTTCGCCCCGCACGTTGTCGGTGCGCCGGAGAAGCGTGAGATGGCCACAACCGTTATGGGCCAGGATATTTCGATGCCGGTCATCATCTCGCCGACCGGGGTCCAGGCCGTCGACCCCGACGGGGAGGTCGCCGTTGCGCGGGCGGCCGCGGCGCGGGGCACGGCCATGGGACTGTCGTCGTTCGCATCCAAGCCGATCGAGGACGTCGTCGCTGTCAACGACAAGATCTTCTTCCAGATCTACTGGCTGGGCGGGCGTGAGGCCATCGCCGAGCGGGTGCAGCGGGCCAAGGACGCCGGCGCGGTCGGTATGATCGCCACCACCGACTGGAGCTTCTCGCACGGCCGGGACTGGGGCAGCCCGACGATTCCGGAGAAGATGGACCTGGCCACCATCGTCAAGATGATGCCCGAGGGCCTGGCCCGACCCCGCTGGTTCCTGCAGTGGGCCAAGACCCTGCACCCGCCGAACCTGCGGGTGCCCAACCAGGGGCGTCGCGGTGACGCCGGGCCGCCGTTCTTCCAGGCCTACGGGGAGTGGATGGGCACCCCGCCGCCCACCTGGGAGGACATCGCCTGGCTGCGCCAGGAGTGGGGCGGCCCCTTCATGCTCAAGGGCATCGTCCGTGTAGACGACGCCAAACGTGCTGTGGACGCGGGAGTTTCGGCCATCTCGGTGTCCAACCACGGTGGCAACAATCTGGACGGGACACCGGCCTCGATCCGCTGCCTGCCCGCGGTCGCCGAGGCCGTCGGCGACCAGATCGAGGTGCTCCTGGACGGCGGCATCCGCCGGGGCAGCGACGTTGTCAAGGCCGTCGCGCTGGGGGCCCGGGCAGTGATGATCGGCCGGGCTTACCTCTGGGGGCTGGCCGCCAACGGTCAGGCCGGCGTGGAGAACGTGCTCGATCTGTTGCGCGGCGGCATCGATTCGGCACTGATGGGTCTGGGCCGCGACTCCGTCCACGACCTCAGTCCGGCGGACATCCTGATTCCCGAAGGGTTCACCCGCGCCCTCGGCACCTAG
- the mftE gene encoding mycofactocin biosynthesis peptidyl-dipeptidase MftE has translation MLVPYSAELGDSTSSDLDGLQPVLIVPVGSVEQHGPHLPLDTDTRIAAAVVGAVTDRLAGASRDVLTAPAIAYGASGEHEGFPGTVSIGTTALSGLLIEYGRSACRWAGQLVFVNGHGGNAQALADAVARLRFEGRDAAWCAPSVAGADAHAGHTETSVLLHLSPEVVRFDRAVPGNRAALRELLPSMRAGGLAAVSKEGILGDPTTASAAAGAQIFAEMVDGCVRRIEDWCPDDRGLLI, from the coding sequence CTGCTGGTGCCTTACTCCGCCGAGCTGGGAGACTCGACGTCGAGTGATTTGGATGGACTGCAGCCGGTGTTGATCGTTCCGGTCGGTTCCGTTGAGCAACACGGGCCGCATCTACCGCTCGACACCGATACCCGCATTGCCGCCGCCGTGGTCGGTGCGGTCACCGACCGCCTGGCGGGCGCGTCCCGGGACGTCCTGACGGCCCCGGCCATCGCCTACGGCGCCAGCGGCGAACACGAGGGCTTCCCCGGGACCGTGTCGATCGGCACCACCGCGCTGTCCGGGCTGCTCATCGAATACGGACGTTCCGCCTGCCGATGGGCGGGGCAGCTGGTGTTCGTCAACGGTCACGGTGGCAACGCCCAGGCCCTGGCCGATGCGGTGGCCCGGCTGCGTTTCGAGGGTCGAGATGCCGCCTGGTGCGCGCCGAGTGTCGCCGGCGCCGATGCGCACGCCGGACACACCGAAACGTCGGTACTGCTGCATCTTTCGCCGGAGGTCGTTCGTTTCGACCGCGCGGTTCCTGGCAACCGGGCGGCATTGCGTGAACTGCTGCCGAGCATGCGGGCCGGGGGGCTCGCGGCTGTGAGCAAGGAGGGAATCTTGGGGGACCCGACAACGGCGAGTGCTGCGGCGGGGGCGCAGATTTTCGCCGAGATGGTCGACGGTTGCGTGCGCCGGATCGAGGACTGGTGCCCCGACGACCGCGGGCTGCTGATATGA
- the mftF gene encoding mycofactocin biosynthesis glycosyltransferase MftF (Members of this protein family, MftF, are glycosyltransferases, members of PF00535 (glycosyl transferase family 2). The encoding gene is found as part of the mycofactocin cassette, in Mycobacterium tuberculosis, many other Actinobacteria, and occasional members of other lineages. Mycofactocin itself, a putative redox carrier, is a heavily modified derivative of the C-terminal Val-Tyr dipeptide of the mycofactocin precursor MftA (TIGR03969).), with product MTGQRLPDGFAVQVDRRVRVLGSGSVLLGGSPMRMLRLAPAAQSMIGNGRLEVRDAQSAQLARTLLDATVAHPRPPCGPSYRDVTVVIPVRDNLTGVQRLVHSLRGLAVVVVDDGSARPVQVEDFAGANCAVRVIRRLESGGPAAARNAGMALCETEFVVFLDSDVVPRRGWLEALLGHFCDPAVALVAPRIVGMPDADNLLARYEAVRSSLDLGQREAPVMPHGSVSYVPSAAMVGRTEALRAIDGFDEAMTCGEDVDLCWRLVEAGARLRYEPIALVSHDHRSDPGQWLRRKAFYGSSAGPLAQRHPGKVAPLVISGWALLSWLLLAIGGRLGVLGSLLCAAVAGGKVTRALRSPETGAREVALLTTRGLGSAALQLCAAICRHYWPLALLGALLSPRMRRAVLIAAVIDGVADWLAHRRTGEDADEVRPVGIIAYLMIKRLDDLAYGAGLWESVVRGRTVAPLQPQIRF from the coding sequence ATGACAGGGCAGCGACTACCCGACGGCTTCGCCGTCCAGGTAGATCGCCGGGTGCGGGTGCTCGGCTCCGGCTCGGTGCTCCTCGGCGGCTCCCCGATGCGGATGTTGCGGCTCGCACCGGCGGCCCAGAGCATGATCGGCAACGGGCGGCTGGAGGTCCGCGATGCGCAGAGCGCACAGCTGGCCCGCACCCTTCTGGATGCCACCGTGGCGCACCCGCGACCGCCGTGCGGCCCATCGTACCGCGACGTGACGGTGGTTATTCCGGTGCGCGACAACCTGACCGGGGTGCAGCGGCTGGTGCATTCGCTGCGTGGGCTAGCCGTGGTGGTCGTCGACGACGGGTCCGCGCGTCCGGTACAGGTCGAGGACTTCGCCGGCGCCAACTGCGCGGTGCGGGTGATCCGCCGCCTGGAGTCCGGTGGACCGGCGGCCGCCCGCAACGCCGGAATGGCCTTGTGTGAAACGGAATTCGTCGTATTCCTGGACTCCGACGTGGTCCCGCGCCGGGGCTGGCTGGAGGCGCTGCTCGGGCACTTTTGCGATCCCGCGGTCGCGCTGGTGGCACCCCGCATCGTCGGAATGCCCGACGCCGACAATCTGCTCGCCCGCTACGAGGCGGTGCGCTCCTCCCTGGATCTCGGCCAGCGGGAGGCCCCGGTGATGCCGCACGGTTCGGTGTCGTACGTGCCGAGCGCGGCGATGGTCGGCCGCACCGAGGCGCTGCGCGCCATCGACGGTTTCGACGAGGCGATGACCTGCGGAGAGGACGTCGACCTGTGCTGGCGGCTGGTCGAGGCCGGTGCCCGGCTCCGCTACGAACCGATCGCCCTGGTCTCCCACGATCATCGCAGCGACCCGGGACAGTGGCTGCGGCGCAAGGCGTTCTACGGCAGCTCGGCCGGGCCGCTGGCGCAGCGACATCCGGGAAAGGTGGCACCGCTGGTGATATCCGGCTGGGCGCTGCTGAGCTGGCTCCTTCTGGCCATCGGTGGCCGGCTGGGCGTGCTGGGCTCGCTGCTGTGCGCGGCGGTGGCCGGCGGCAAGGTCACCCGAGCGCTGCGGTCCCCGGAGACCGGAGCCCGCGAAGTCGCTCTGCTGACCACCCGCGGTCTGGGCTCAGCAGCCCTTCAGCTGTGCGCTGCGATCTGCCGGCACTACTGGCCGCTCGCGCTGCTCGGTGCGTTGCTGTCGCCCCGGATGCGCCGGGCGGTGTTGATCGCCGCGGTGATCGACGGCGTCGCCGACTGGCTCGCGCACCGCCGCACAGGTGAGGACGCCGACGAGGTCCGGCCGGTCGGAATCATCGCCTACCTGATGATCAAACGGCTCGACGACCTGGCCTACGGTGCCGGGCTGTGGGAATCGGTGGTGCGCGGCCGGACCGTCGCACCGCTGCAGCCGCAGATCCGATTCTGA
- the mftG gene encoding mycofactocin dehydrogenase MftG, with translation MIATVRSDVLIVGAGSAGSVLAERLSRDPQRRVTVLETGPDTGDATIAGLIGDGLRLPLGPDSPVVARYPTLLTDDPIRSVDLVRGAVTGGSGAVNGGYFCRPPSGDFADWALPGWSWPEVLPHFRAIETDLDFAGPLHGDDGPIPVRRAADPGDISAQFAEAATRAGIVWLDDLNGDHPRLPDGIGAVPSNTIDGRRLGPGETFLARARTRPNLLVYNEIQVTRIEFAGSRATGVIGRGPDGPVRFGAEAVVLCAGAIGTAKLLMLSGIGDPAHLAGLGIETRVSAPVGSACCDHPEWVLPTVWTSGSRGPVLEVVFSLAAGIEIRPYTTGFGAMTGNRQEDDPVCIAVSLMTPAARGTVRLRSVDPAAAPDIRQHYDTEPADARKLAHGVAVVREILSGTGSIDGPYWSTSQHLCGTAPMGTDGDPRAVLDPQCRVRGVDGLWVIDGSALPAAPGRGPHAVTVMLAHRAAEFVH, from the coding sequence CTGATCGCGACGGTGCGCAGCGACGTCCTGATCGTCGGTGCCGGCAGCGCCGGTTCCGTCCTGGCCGAGCGCCTTTCACGCGATCCGCAGCGCCGCGTCACGGTGCTGGAGACCGGCCCGGATACCGGCGATGCAACCATCGCCGGGTTGATCGGCGACGGACTGCGGCTTCCGCTGGGGCCGGACAGCCCGGTCGTCGCCCGCTACCCGACGCTACTGACCGACGATCCGATACGCAGCGTCGACCTGGTCCGAGGCGCTGTGACGGGCGGCTCCGGAGCGGTCAACGGCGGCTACTTCTGCCGTCCCCCGTCGGGCGATTTCGCCGACTGGGCGCTACCGGGATGGAGCTGGCCAGAGGTGTTGCCGCACTTCCGGGCGATCGAAACCGACCTGGATTTCGCCGGTCCGCTGCACGGCGACGACGGGCCGATCCCGGTCCGCAGGGCCGCCGACCCGGGGGATATCAGCGCCCAATTCGCCGAGGCGGCGACACGTGCGGGCATCGTCTGGCTCGACGACCTCAACGGCGACCATCCCCGGTTGCCCGACGGGATCGGCGCGGTCCCGTCGAACACCATCGACGGACGTCGCCTGGGGCCTGGCGAGACATTCCTCGCTCGGGCGAGAACCCGTCCGAACCTGTTGGTGTACAACGAAATACAGGTGACAAGAATCGAGTTCGCCGGATCCCGAGCGACCGGTGTCATCGGTCGCGGTCCCGACGGGCCGGTGCGGTTCGGCGCCGAGGCGGTGGTGCTGTGCGCGGGTGCGATCGGCACCGCGAAACTGCTGATGCTCTCCGGAATCGGCGATCCGGCGCATCTGGCCGGCCTGGGCATCGAAACGCGGGTGTCCGCCCCCGTCGGATCTGCATGCTGCGATCACCCGGAGTGGGTACTGCCGACCGTTTGGACGTCGGGCTCCCGGGGTCCAGTGCTCGAGGTGGTTTTCAGCCTGGCCGCCGGGATTGAAATACGGCCATATACAACGGGATTCGGTGCGATGACCGGGAATCGCCAGGAAGATGACCCGGTGTGCATCGCGGTGTCCCTGATGACCCCGGCTGCCCGAGGAACGGTCCGGCTGCGCAGTGTCGACCCAGCCGCGGCCCCGGATATCCGCCAGCACTACGACACCGAACCGGCCGACGCGCGTAAACTCGCCCACGGCGTCGCCGTGGTGCGTGAAATACTCAGCGGCACAGGGTCAATCGACGGTCCATACTGGTCCACCTCGCAACACCTGTGCGGTACCGCTCCGATGGGCACCGACGGGGACCCGCGGGCAGTCCTGGACCCGCAGTGCCGGGTCCGCGGCGTCGACGGGCTGTGGGTGATCGACGGATCGGCGCTGCCCGCGGCCCCTGGGCGCGGCCCGCATGCCGTCACGGTGATGCTCGCCCATCGGGCGGCGGAGTTCGTGCACTAG
- a CDS encoding MmpS family transport accessory protein: protein MRRDTFARRVARHWTLLLAVAVIAVAGFTVYRLHGLFAAHDVTATPDNSSNDVVPFNPKHVVVEVFGAPGSVATITFTDVNAQPQRRDAVTLPWAYDTTTTQPAVFVNVAAQGDRDSISCRITIDGEVKDERTVNTHSAFTYCLDKSG, encoded by the coding sequence GTGCGGCGGGATACCTTTGCACGCCGGGTGGCGCGGCACTGGACTCTGCTGCTGGCGGTCGCGGTGATCGCGGTGGCAGGGTTCACGGTGTACCGGCTGCACGGACTCTTCGCCGCCCACGACGTGACGGCCACGCCGGACAATTCGTCCAACGACGTCGTCCCCTTCAACCCGAAGCACGTCGTCGTGGAGGTGTTCGGCGCTCCGGGATCGGTGGCCACCATCACCTTCACCGACGTCAACGCCCAGCCGCAGCGTCGCGACGCCGTTACCCTGCCCTGGGCCTACGACACGACGACCACCCAGCCGGCGGTGTTCGTCAACGTCGCCGCCCAGGGTGACCGGGATTCGATCAGCTGCCGCATCACCATCGACGGCGAGGTCAAAGACGAGCGCACGGTCAACACCCACAGTGCGTTCACCTACTGTCTGGATAAGTCCGGATGA